The DNA sequence TGGGGCGATGGCATTGGCCCGCACCCCGTAGCGCCCGAGGGCACGCGCAGCCGACAGCGTCAGCGCGGTGATGCCGGCCTTGGCGGCGCCGTAGTTGGCCTGCCCCTCCGGCCCCAGCAGGCCGGCTTCAGACGACGTATTGATCAGGCGGCCGTACACCGGGGCTCCCGCAGTCTTCGACGCACCACGCCAGTAGGTGGCGGCGTTGCGAGTCAGCAGGAAGTGACCGCGCAAGTGCACGTGGATGACGGCGTCGAACTCCTCGTCCGACATGTTGAAGAGCATCCGGTCGCGCGTGATACCCGCGTTGTTGACCACGACATGCAGACCACCGAGCGATTCGGCGGTGGAGATCAGCTCGTCCGCGGTCGCGCGCTCACCGATGTCACCGGCGACGGTCACGCCCTTGGATCCCAGCGCGGCGATCTCGTCGAGCACATCGCTGCGCTCCAGAGCGGGCGCGATGTCGTTCACGATGACGGTCGCTCCGGATCGGGCCAGACCGATCGCCTCGGCGCGGCCGAGTCCCGCGGCGGCTCCGGTGACAATGGCGACGCGGCCACTCAGGTCGGCATCAGCAATCGCGCTCATACAAATTTCCCTTCAGTCCCATGCTTTCGACGCACCCCAACCGAGCCGGCTCCGCTCCGCCGAGCGCGGGCGGGCCGGTGATTTACGAATGCCTCTAGTCTTTGCGGATCAATGCGGCACGCGGGCACTCCGCGATCGCCTGCTCGACCAGATCTTCCTGATCGGCCGGTACTTCCTCTTGCAGGATGACGACATAGTCGTCGTCGTCGACGTCGAACACCTCCGGAGCGATGCCGAGACATACCAAGTTGCCTTCACAACGGTCAGGAACTACACCGACACGCATTGGAAACCTCTTTCCGGCGCTGTATGACGCCTCAAGGCTCGGCGAGCCGACGTCATCGTCTATTTGGGCTGTATCGCCAGACTACGACACGTGACCCACGACACAACCCGGGTAACACCAGGATCTCTGGGCTGAGTTTGTGCCGTGGCGCCGCGCCTGGACTCCCTAGACTAGAACGTGTTACAAATCTTGTGTCAACGTGGGTCACACCTGAGGGCCACGACAGCCGACGGGCAGCAGAAGGAACACACATGCATATCGCCTACACGCCCGAGCAGGAAGAGCTGCGCCGCGAGCTACGCGCATACTTCGACACACTGCTGACCCCGGAGCGGCGCGAGGCCTTGGCGTCGAATCAGGGTGAATACGGCAGCGGCAACGTCTACCGCGAGACCGTCGAGCAGATGGGTGCCGATGGCTGGCTCGCGCTGGGCTGGCCCCAGGAGTTCGGGGGCCAGGACCGTTCGGTGATGGATCAGCTGATCTTCACCGACGAGGCAGCGATCGCCGGCGCTCCGGTGCCGTTCTTGACCATCAACAGCGTCGCGCCGACGATCATGCACTACGGCTCCGACGAGCAGAAGAAGTTCTTCCTGCCGAAGATCGCCGCGGGCAAGCTGCACTTCTCCATCGGCTACTCCGAGCCGGGCGCCGGCACCGACCTCGCCTCGCTGCGTACTTCGGCCGTCCGTGACGGCGATGACTACGTCATCAATGGCCAGAAGATGTGGACCAGCCTCATCGAGTACGCCGACTACATCTGGCTCGCGGTGCGTACCAACACTGAGGTGAAGAAACACCGCGGCATTTCCATGCTCATCGTGCCCACCACCGCCGAGGGCTTCTCGTACACCAAGGTCCGCACCATGGCCGGACCCGGCACCAGCGCCACCTATTACCAGGATGTCCGGGTACCGGTGACGAGCCGAGTCGGTGAGGAGAACGCGGGCTGGAAGCTGGTGACCAACCAGCTGAATCATGAGCGGGTGGCTCTGGTTTCCTCGGCGCCGATCATCACTGCGCTGCGCGAGGTACGCGAGTGGGCACAGAACACCAAGGGCCCGGGTGGCCGGATCATCGATTCCGAGTGGGTTCAGCTGAACCTGGCCCGCGTGCATGCCAAGGTCGAGTACCTCAAGCTCATCAACTGGGAGCTGGCCTCCAACACCGATGCCGCTCCCTCCCCCGCAGACGCCTCCGCCACGAAGGTCTTCGGCACCGAGTTGGCCACCGAGGCCTACCGCCTTCTCATGGAGGTTCTCGGGACGGCGGCAACGCTGCGTCAGGACTCCCCCGGCGCGCAGCTGCGCGGCCGCGTCGAGCGGATGCACCGGGCCTGCCTGATCCTCACATTCGGCGGCGGCACCAACGAGGTTCAACGCGACATCATCGCGATGACCGCCCTCGGCCAGCCCGCCGCGACACGCTAGAAGGGACTGCACTGCAATGGATTTCTCCCTTACCGAGGCACAGACCGATCTCGCCGGTCTGACCCGCACCATCGCGTCGGCGATCAGTACGCCGGAACGTCAGAAGGAACTCGACAAGCAGGACAGCCGGTTCGACTGGCAGCTGTGGACCAAGCTGGTCGAGGCCGACATCCTGTCCACCGCGGCACCCGAGTCGGTGGGCGGCGGGGGTTTCGGCGTCCTCGAGCAGTCCTCGATCCTCGTCGAGCTGGGCCGAGAATTGGGCGCCGTGCCCTACCTCGAGTCTGTCGTACTCGCGGCCGGTGCGCTCGTGGCATTCGGTTCCGAGGTGCTGCAGAACGATTGGGCTGCACCGGCTGTCGCCGGCAAGAAGGTGCTCACCATCGCGCTCGAGGGTGAGCCGGGCGAGGGATCGGTCGCCGCCCGCACCGAAGGCGCCGGCTATGTCCTGACCGGTAATCGCGTCCTGGTGCCGTTCGGCGTCGAGGCCGACGCCTACCTGGTGCCTGCCGAGACCGAGACCGGCACCGCAGTATTTCTGGTGGCAGCCGACGACGCGGGCGTCACCCAGGAAACGTTGTACACCACCGGTAAGGACAGTTCCGCGGAGCTCATCTTGTCCGAGGTTCCCGTTCCGGCCGACCGCAAGGTCGGCGGCATCGAGGTCGTGGAGTGGCTCCGGCTGCGGGAATCTTTGGGCCACAGCGCCTATCAGCTAGGCGTGTTGGAGCGGGCCCTAGAGCTGACCGCCGATTACGCGCGCACTCGCGAGCAGTTCGGCAAGCCCATCGGCGGCTTCCAGGCAGTGGCCCAACGACTGGCCGACGGATACATCGACGTCA is a window from the Mycobacteroides salmoniphilum genome containing:
- a CDS encoding ferredoxin, with the protein product MRVGVVPDRCEGNLVCLGIAPEVFDVDDDDYVVILQEEVPADQEDLVEQAIAECPRAALIRKD
- a CDS encoding acyl-CoA dehydrogenase family protein, which codes for MHIAYTPEQEELRRELRAYFDTLLTPERREALASNQGEYGSGNVYRETVEQMGADGWLALGWPQEFGGQDRSVMDQLIFTDEAAIAGAPVPFLTINSVAPTIMHYGSDEQKKFFLPKIAAGKLHFSIGYSEPGAGTDLASLRTSAVRDGDDYVINGQKMWTSLIEYADYIWLAVRTNTEVKKHRGISMLIVPTTAEGFSYTKVRTMAGPGTSATYYQDVRVPVTSRVGEENAGWKLVTNQLNHERVALVSSAPIITALREVREWAQNTKGPGGRIIDSEWVQLNLARVHAKVEYLKLINWELASNTDAAPSPADASATKVFGTELATEAYRLLMEVLGTAATLRQDSPGAQLRGRVERMHRACLILTFGGGTNEVQRDIIAMTALGQPAATR
- a CDS encoding 3-oxoacyl-ACP reductase, whose translation is MSAIADADLSGRVAIVTGAAAGLGRAEAIGLARSGATVIVNDIAPALERSDVLDEIAALGSKGVTVAGDIGERATADELISTAESLGGLHVVVNNAGITRDRMLFNMSDEEFDAVIHVHLRGHFLLTRNAATYWRGASKTAGAPVYGRLINTSSEAGLLGPEGQANYGAAKAGITALTLSAARALGRYGVRANAIAPRARTAMTADVFGDAPEDSIDPLSPEHVVTLVRYLASPAAEAVNGQLFIVYGPTVTLLAAPTVEAKFTADSGAWDPSALNSALADFFAGHDPKRTFSATALMVED
- a CDS encoding acyl-CoA dehydrogenase family protein is translated as MDFSLTEAQTDLAGLTRTIASAISTPERQKELDKQDSRFDWQLWTKLVEADILSTAAPESVGGGGFGVLEQSSILVELGRELGAVPYLESVVLAAGALVAFGSEVLQNDWAAPAVAGKKVLTIALEGEPGEGSVAARTEGAGYVLTGNRVLVPFGVEADAYLVPAETETGTAVFLVAADDAGVTQETLYTTGKDSSAELILSEVPVPADRKVGGIEVVEWLRLRESLGHSAYQLGVLERALELTADYARTREQFGKPIGGFQAVAQRLADGYIDVKGLRLTLWQAAWRVSEDLPADVDVATAKFWASDAGHRVAHTAVHVHGGVGIDEDHPVHRYFLAAKRGEFASGSATEQLRRIGRELADTPA